The following proteins are co-located in the Myroides profundi genome:
- a CDS encoding S41 family peptidase, whose translation MKKFFWPLIISISLSLGILLGGFLVSASYRGKTGFYTNHNKLKLNRLIDFIEKEYVDNVDTDSIVDRTVTTILEQLDPHSIYIGKSELQSVTESMQGSFVGIGVNYYYYKDSVAVIKDIVDGPAFKSGIQPGDRIISADGQHLYGKEMTSDSIAKYLRGERDTDVKLEVYRKTVGKKLDIVVNRQPIPIKSVDAAFKLSDGRGYIKLNRFSSTTYEEFKKALEDLITQDISSLVLDLRDNGGGYMDQAVNMLNDLLKKDQVIVKTVNKGGQERVTKSKGSGLFTDKPLYVLINENSASASEIIAGAIQDNDRGTIVGRRSFGKGLVQRELMLGDGSAIRLTTARYFTPSGRSIQKPYTMGVEEYNNDFRTRYAHGELYAADSIKVADSLQYKTLKGRVVYGGGGIVPDIFVPIGNKHGDDTVVLLMKSGIVSFFVFQEIDKERAKFTNMSKEEVIDYVMSSDRVFKAYIKHLEGNKLFFKLDKRKQIVKRFLVGEFLSQLYTSEDYYLWMLEVDPMIKKIDGKTL comes from the coding sequence ATGAAAAAGTTTTTTTGGCCTCTGATTATATCGATTTCTTTATCCTTAGGTATTTTACTAGGAGGTTTTCTTGTATCTGCTTCTTATCGTGGAAAAACAGGTTTTTATACCAATCATAATAAGCTTAAATTAAATCGATTAATTGATTTTATAGAGAAGGAGTATGTAGATAATGTAGATACTGACTCTATCGTCGATAGAACAGTGACTACTATTCTAGAACAACTAGATCCACACTCTATCTATATCGGCAAGAGTGAGCTACAGTCTGTGACGGAGTCTATGCAAGGTAGCTTCGTAGGGATAGGGGTGAACTACTATTACTATAAAGATAGTGTCGCTGTAATCAAAGATATCGTAGATGGCCCCGCTTTTAAATCTGGTATACAGCCGGGTGACCGTATCATAAGTGCTGACGGACAGCATCTGTATGGAAAGGAGATGACCTCTGATAGTATCGCTAAATACCTAAGAGGGGAAAGAGATACTGATGTAAAATTAGAAGTCTATCGTAAGACTGTAGGTAAGAAGCTAGACATTGTGGTCAATAGACAGCCTATTCCTATTAAGAGCGTAGATGCTGCATTTAAGTTATCAGACGGTAGAGGATATATTAAGCTCAATAGATTCTCTAGTACGACTTACGAGGAGTTTAAAAAGGCGTTAGAGGATCTGATTACACAAGATATTTCTAGCTTAGTCCTTGATTTGAGAGATAATGGAGGAGGATATATGGATCAAGCAGTGAATATGCTAAATGATTTATTAAAGAAAGATCAGGTAATCGTAAAAACTGTAAATAAAGGTGGTCAAGAGAGAGTCACCAAGTCTAAAGGAAGTGGTCTCTTTACAGATAAGCCTCTTTATGTGCTGATTAATGAGAATTCTGCTTCTGCTAGTGAAATTATAGCTGGAGCGATACAAGATAATGATAGAGGTACTATCGTAGGGCGTAGAAGCTTCGGTAAAGGACTTGTACAACGAGAATTGATGCTAGGTGATGGTTCTGCTATTAGATTGACTACAGCTCGTTATTTCACTCCTTCTGGACGATCTATACAGAAACCTTATACGATGGGTGTAGAAGAGTATAATAACGATTTTAGAACGAGATACGCACATGGAGAGTTATATGCTGCTGATAGTATAAAAGTAGCAGATAGCCTACAGTACAAGACCTTAAAAGGACGTGTAGTCTATGGAGGTGGTGGTATAGTACCGGATATCTTTGTTCCGATAGGGAATAAGCATGGAGATGACACTGTGGTACTTCTTATGAAATCAGGTATTGTGAGTTTCTTTGTATTCCAAGAGATTGATAAAGAAAGAGCGAAGTTTACTAATATGTCTAAAGAAGAGGTGATAGACTATGTGATGTCTTCTGATAGAGTATTTAAAGCTTATATTAAACATCTAGAAGGCAATAAACTATTCTTCAAATTAGATAAACGAAAACAGATTGTGAAGCGATTCTTAGTCGGAGAGTTTTTAAGTCAATTATACACTAGTGAGGATTATTATCTATGGATGTTAGAAGTAGATCCTATGATTAAAAAGATAGATGGGAAAACCTTATAG
- a CDS encoding fructose 1,6-bisphosphatase translates to MSYSELFDLGFRERNKGHFASIVRVALANGHCSTEEKAFLDELAVRLEISDEDYANILKNPESYPVNPPYLETNRIERLYDLARMVYVNHVLGPKQKEILKKFAVALGFTNNIDYLVDKSLSLLVLNVDIDTFIEEIHNLKK, encoded by the coding sequence ATGTCATACTCAGAATTATTTGATTTAGGATTTAGAGAGAGAAACAAAGGCCACTTTGCTTCGATAGTACGTGTGGCGTTAGCGAATGGACATTGTAGTACAGAAGAAAAAGCTTTCTTAGATGAACTAGCTGTTCGCCTAGAAATCAGTGACGAGGACTATGCGAATATATTAAAGAACCCAGAGAGCTATCCTGTCAACCCTCCCTATTTAGAGACCAATCGTATCGAAAGATTATACGATCTGGCAAGAATGGTATATGTAAATCACGTATTAGGACCAAAACAAAAAGAGATATTAAAGAAATTTGCTGTTGCATTAGGTTTCACTAATAATATCGATTATCTAGTAGATAAATCTCTATCGTTATTAGTCTTAAATGTTGATATAGATACCTTCATAGAAGAAATTCACAACCTTAAAAAATAA
- a CDS encoding deoxycytidylate deaminase encodes MNESKITKYDKAYLRMAREWGQLSYCKRKKVGAIIVKDRMIISDGYNGTPTGFENCCEDENDTTHWYVLHAEANAILKVASSTQSCQGATLYITMSPCRDCSKLIHQAGITRVVYSEGYRDTEGVDFLEKAGVDVVFLPDLD; translated from the coding sequence ATGAATGAATCAAAAATAACTAAATATGATAAGGCTTATTTGCGTATGGCTCGCGAATGGGGACAACTATCATATTGTAAACGAAAAAAGGTAGGGGCTATTATTGTAAAAGATAGAATGATTATTTCTGACGGATACAATGGGACACCTACTGGTTTTGAGAATTGTTGTGAAGACGAAAACGATACTACGCACTGGTATGTGCTACATGCTGAGGCTAACGCTATCTTGAAGGTAGCTAGTTCTACACAGAGTTGTCAAGGGGCTACACTTTATATCACGATGTCTCCATGTAGAGACTGTAGTAAACTTATCCATCAGGCAGGGATTACTAGAGTGGTGTATAGTGAAGGTTACCGAGATACAGAAGGGGTAGACTTTTTAGAAAAGGCTGGGGTGGATGTCGTATTTCTTCCAGACCTTGATTAA